ATCATGAGCGCTGCCGCCTGCCAGCAGGAGGGAGGTAAAGAGGTCTAATCAGGTCAGCGGGATGGAGGCCTGTCACAGCTCATAGACATCAGACACCAGCAGCTCCAGCCTGGTTGGCTTCCTCTGTCACAAAACTATTAAACtaatcaaccaaaaaaaaatcacaatattttttatttttacttgattgCTCAGATGTATTAAGTTTTAGTGAAGACTATTAGACTtccaatttaaatattgtaaGTCTGAGCTGCTGTGCTATAAGAAGTCACAGGGATTCCTCCCCTTGTGGTAAAATGATGACCCACCTCAAGAGTTTCATCCTCCAGGCTTTACGTTCCCAAGATTCTCAATGAACAATAAGCTttgacacaaagaaacacagaaacagctgGAAACTAGTAGCCTACTGTTAAACTCTAGCCTGGtcaattaaaaacacagcacACGCCTTCaggaagcaatcgtttctcagcAGACGAGAGCCCAGGCCCCCCGGAGCAAAGCAAAGCGCAGAACAAAACACTGGTTCTATCAGGTTAGTTAAACCCTACAGCACAtgaaaaacacagcaaatctTTGCCTCGGGCtccttaaaacagaaaataatgtttaaatgtcgtctttttggttttaattcaggtgaaagtttgaaaaatttaaactgaGAAGCCAGATAATATGTCAGACTGAGCGTAGTTTTCTCAGGCTGATGCTTATTAAGCTATTGACAGCAAGCTAGCAACCAGAGCAGATAGCCCAACTAATTACTCAGCTAAATTCAGCTTATTGTGCTCATGCTTCGCTATGAAGACTAATAATATTAgctgtttttattccattatCTTAATTTAGTGTAATGATGGGTTATTTTGGATTTTGGTGCTTTAATTTTGATTAGTCAATgtgctaattttatttaattattttttgaaaagacaagaacatttctgaaattattggcagaaatttactcctcatttttatttctatctaAAATGGCCTTAATAGACCATCGTAGGGCTGTTCGGACAGAGGAATATTTCCCCAAAAATAACGACAAAATATCCAGAACGGCCATTAAATCGTTTCTTTTCATCCCATTTTGTCCAGTCTTCTCTGATGGAGCTACTTTTATAATCTGAAAGGCTTACAATTAAACGCCTGTCCTTCCACGAGCGGCTCTAAACGCTAACGTCAGCCTGAAATCGCTCGTCGTCACACAGAGCAGTCTGCAGTTGCAGTTTCTACTGAAAAGCCAGAGCTGAAGTCGGGTGGCCGCTCATGTGATGACTCATCCCTCAAACGTCATCATCATCACCCCCAGCCCCTCAGGAAGTGAGAGGTCAGCAACCTCTGCAGTGGCTCGTGCAGCAGTTGAGTTGACAACATTGCTCTCTTTAGCTGCAATCAGACAGAACTGCTACATTCCCCAGGATTCTGCTGCATTTCTGCATGACTCAGGCTCTGCTGCTAAAAACGGGACTCATTTGTGGATGAAAGCTGACCACACTGACAGCTGAAGCCCATCTCCGTCTCCTGCTGAGTTCAGGCAACTCTGGACAACTCTCATCACACGCTAAAGACGCAACATCCACGACCTTCgattgtgtgtgtgggtgtgctttgttttttttaaacgagCTGCAGCTGTGCCACGGTAATAATTACGTTAGCGAGGTGTCGCTATCGGCGCTCAGATTTTCCGCGCTGATCCTGTGCGCCTGAACGTGAAGGTTTTCATCCCATTAAACAGCCCACAGCTGGAGAGATCACTCCTGCTGAAGATGATCGTTCAGACAAATCTGCTGCTCTGGTGTGTGTGGAGAATAAAAAGCCTCCTGTCAGATTATGTAAGTCAGAAAGTTAGCACACTTCCGctacattttttcttattttgtaacaAACACTACATTTTCATAGGGGTGACCAGACCAGGCCAGTAGAAATGTTAGCGGAGGGgggcacaaaaaaaactaatctttaatttcatatgaataaaattaaataatttcttattttatatagAGAGAtttattctatatttatttattttgtatttaattactTATTTGGTTTTATCTTTATGTCTTTACTGAAGATGATCGCTCTCTATGACTTCCTACCACGCGAACATGATCTGTTGGGGTGGACAGGATTTTTTAAGAGGGGGTTATGCCCCCTCAGCACCACCCCTTGGAGGAGCCACTGCAAAGTCAGGAAACGTTCTGATAAATCAGAAGGTTTCAGAGTTTTGTTCTGTTATCATTCTGTTtctgtataaataatttttatgtccactgtttttattttctttgctagAGAATCACTTAAACATATCATTGTGATCAATCCATTCGAATAGTGACAAGTTACATCATAATCATTCAGACTAGTGTTGATATTGAGCATTTCGAATTGtattcattttgtaatttacaagtatcacatattttactttaaattatgCAACAAGAAGATAAAAGACACCtttcttattcatttttgaGAGGCTTCACACTGATGAAAGGTTCACAAAAACTACTAAGTAGctcacacatttatttaatgggTCATAAAGTGAATGTTTAGGGTTTTAGGTGAAAATATCCCCTCCAGGTTTGCTGTTATTGTATTTGTCAACAATGTGCAGACATGAACTTGAACTCCAGACCATGAATGAGAGCTGAAACAACTCAGTCAGAGGTGTTACTATCACACGGCAACATATTGGTCAATGAGTGAGtcgtttttaaagagaaaacaacgTGCAAACAAAGCTAAGCTCGGTGTAAACAGTTGGTGACGTATTCTTTTATGGAAAGTATCGTAAACTGAAAGTTCAATGTTTTCATCCTGAAAAGCGGAATCTGATCAGAAATGATCAGTGGTCACGTGATATGAGAAATCTAACCGTACTGTTGTTGCCAAGACGGTACAGAGACGCAAATGTTGCACTAGGACAAATGTTAGGGCTTCGGTTTCCTTTCCACAACAGTTGCACTAGGACAAATGTTAGGGCTTCGGTTTCCTTTCCACAACAGTTCAGTGTTCTCCTATCAATAGTTCTTGACGAGAAATGCgataaatctgaataaatttcaaattaatcatatttttcttAGCTCTGCCACCCCAAACTGGCCTGGTCTGGCCTACGCAAATGTTCTGGTGACAATAATGAGGCCCCAGCAAAGTACTTTATGAGGTACTTTATATGGGCCCCCAGGGGTTTTCAATGCACAGGCAgctgttaaataaagaaaatgcttttttttctggcgCCCCCTCTAACATGGGGCCTTATGCCTCATATAGTGAATACACACTTTTAATGCCACTGTGAGGCCATTTGTGAATGTAGGTTGGTGTTATTGATCAGTGCAGACACAGCAATGGTTGGAGGGGGGAAGAGATACAGGCGGCTTTGCAGTtgcagctctgtgtgtttgATGATGTGATGATGGACACACACACCCGCATCCACACACAACCTCACTGGAACACTCACCTTTCTTGAACTCCTCCAGCATGGCGTCCAGCTTCGTGTCGTGAAACACGAAGTGCACCGGGTGGTTGTAGAACTTGGTGATGGTCTTCAGGTTGGTGCAGTCGTCCGGATCCACGAACGCCAGGTCCTTGACGTACAGGATGTCCACGATGTTGGACCTTTCCTCATCGTAGACAGGGATGCGCGTGTAGCCGCTCTCCATGATCTCCGACATGGTGTTGAAGTCCAGCACGGCGTCCGCCTGGATCATGAAGCAGTTCGCCAGGGGCGTCATCACGTCCTCCACCGTTTTGTTCCGGAGCTCCAGCGCTCCCTGGATCATGTTCAGCTCCTCCTTGTCCAGGTCGTTGTAGGGCTCCGTCACCCTCAGCATCCCCACCAGCTTCTCTCGGTTGTACACGGTGCCGATCTCCTGGCCCAGCAGGTAGTCCAGCAGCTTGCTGATCGGGAAGGAGAGCGGGAATGTGAGCAGCATGAAGAACTTGGTGACCATGATGGTGTTGGCTCCCACGGCCAGTCCGTGGCGAGAGCACAGCGCCTGGGGGACGATCTCCCCGAAGATGACGATGCCGATGGTGGAGGCCACCACCGCGCCCAGGCCGGAGCCGATCAGGTCATCCAGCAGGATGGTGAGGGTGGTGTTCACCAGCACGTTGCCCATCAGGAGGGAACACAGCAGGTAGTTCCCCTTGCTCCGAATGGGCTCGATCTTCCGGGCATACTTCTTCTCCTTGTCGGTGCCGCAGCTCTGGACGATGCGCAGCTCCATGGGGTCCAGCGCCATGAGGCCGAGGTTCAAGCCGCTGAACATCCCGGACAGCACCAGCAGGCAGCTGATGAGGATGACCTGCAGCCACATGGGCAGCAGCGACTTCTTCTCCTCCACCACCAGCATCCTGCCGTCGCTCTCCCCCAGCAGAACCCACCTGGTGCCATCCTCGCTCGGGGTGCACAAAGCGTACTCCTTCTGCGGCTCGCTTTTGCGCAGCGGCTTAACTTGCACGCTGAGCACCCCGGAGGTCCCCCGGTTGCTCACGTTCATGTAGTTCCCGACTTTGATGTCCTTCGTGAAGTCGACACAAGTCCTATCCGGCGTGTCCATCATGCCGCTGCCTCCCCTGGCCGCCGAGACCGCTTCTTCCTGctcatcctcttcctcgtcCCCGCCGCCGCCTCCTTCTCCTCCGCCGCCGTCCGCTAGCTCCGTGAAGCGGATCTGCGTCCAGGCACCCGAGTGGAGCTGCACCCCGTAAAACCGGAGCTGCACGGTGCTCTCCTCGGTCACCTGGATGACACCGTCGTCATTGGTGCTGGACGGCTTGTCGCTTCGCTCGAGCCGCATGCCGAGGACCTGGCTCGCGCCGCTGACCCGGGCGGAACCAGCCGCCGCCGCAGTCTCTGTCCGGCCGCCGACCGCGCTCCACAGGCAGATAATGACGGTGAGAACGTAACCCTGCTGACCGCTCCATTCTGTcgccatgtttgtttctctgctcgGCGACCTGGGAGCTGACGTCATTTACTCATGTCCGAGCGGCTCCGCCTCCCTCCGGCCTTCCATCTCtcttcactcacacacacacacgaacgGCAACAGCGCCAACCGGACGACGACAGGTATGGCTGGTAAACAAACGTGCCACCCTTCCAACGGTATCCTGTACGTGACGCACAGTCAGGAGCGCGCGCTCTCTCCCCTCCTCTCGGCTGGACACCGGACACTGCGGCACGCGGCAGGAGGGACGCTGCCTGTTGTGCTGCGGCCAGCGGTTTGTCACTCATTTGATGTGTGAGCCAGCTGCTGTTATGTAAAACTCAGAGGGCATCTGTACCAACCTCCCTCTCTCCTACCCCCTCCCGCCTCCAGCATCATCCCGCATCCCCCTGGCACTGAGCCCGGTCCGGGATGCTGGAAGCACCGACATCACCaccgcagacacacacacccctccACAGCCGGAGTCCCTCTTGTGCTTACACTATTAATTATATTTCTGTTACATAACTAGGCTGTCTCTGTGGAACAATgcggattttattttataacaaagcaaaaaagaaaaaaaaaaaaaaaagacaaaaagcccCCCAGCAAatctgtaaatttaatttaaaatttaaaaatcattcattCTATGTTAATCTGCCCTAAGAGTCGTTTTGATATTTGCTagttgggttgtttttattattagttaaatCCGAATATTCACTGATCAGCTATTACATAATACATCCAATAATTCCTTGTCTTGTCTTGAAGCGCCACCTGGTGGACGCAGCAATTATTAGCTATCCTAGCTCGACATAAGTTGAAAGACGAGACAACTGAGGGTTAATAGTTCCGTCTTATGTCATACGTTTTTATATGACATATAAGCggatttcatccatccatccattttcttacaacTTTGTCCCGAGTGTGGTCGGGAGGTGTTGGtatctatctccagctaacgttccgggcgagaggcgggtcacCCTGTAGCAGGACAAAATGTCACCATCTGGCAGAAATACGCAATCCTGGAAATCTGTcacctaataaaataaaataaaacatgtcctGGGTTCGTATCCTGGCCCaggttctttctgcatggagtttgcagaTTTGCGTGGTTTCCCGTCCAAGATGTACCCCCCCTCTCGCCCGTTGAccgctggagatgggcaccagcacccctcatGACCCCAACAGGGATAAACATGTAAGATcatggatggatgtttaaatGTGAGCAAAAAGTAATAACTCTGAAACAGGAAGAACAGAGGAGTGAATGATAGGTCTGATGTTGAGTGTCAGGTCAGTCAGGGctgtgcagagacctttggaggggcaggggctcaaattttaaaaaggggcacattgaacaaaaactctgcacaacaacatagcaacaacccatattaatcaagaatctaattggatcctattatatcattgccatcatgGAAGGAAATGCATGATGGCAATAATATagtaataatatctatttaacttCTAGAACAACCTGGCAGCAGTCTGCTTTATAGATCAAAAAACTCAAAGGAGTTAActctatataatagtttgatgttaaacctctagatctagaattataagactgagatatcaaggcaaagaaagctcagtagctgctggtaggggccattcaggggcctccagacattcaggggcccctataaatggtttaattgtTACACAGAcaatagatctaaacctgtagcattatttatagagaatgacaatgttattacattttatttaatgcattcaactgagaaaaaaataattgtacgTTTAGTATTTAATTAGGAAGATTACTTTGtaaatcaaactatcaagatgattctttaaactgtTACAATGACATGATAATCCTGCTGGAAGTAGCCATCAGAAGATGTGGTCATGAAGGGATGGACATGATCAGCAACAATACTCAGGTAGGCTGTGGCGTTGAGACGATGCTCAATTGGTACTAATGGACTCAAAGTGTGCCAGGAAAATATCCCTCACACCATTGATACAAGGCAGGATGGATCCATGCCTTCATGTTGTTGACTCCAATTTCTGACCCTACCATCCAAATGTCACAGCAGAAATTGAGACTCACCATTTTTCCAATCATCTGTTGTCCAGTTTTGGTGAGCTTGTGTGAATCgtagcctcagtttcctgttcttagctgacagtacactgttagcctttgctgtattttctacagctaaataccgcaaaaatgcccagtaaaactaacataaaacatctttacaattagttactgtaatttgcattgcattatgggtgtaGTACATAATgcaacatcaacacacagctaattatcggtttcgttgtggaatagagcaatgtcctacttccgtcagagaaaaagaaaacatttcgaagaaaaagaggactcaatcttcatcttggttgatgtaattttatatcgactcttaacttaaaacacacatcttaaatcagaattgttaaataaatttgttaaaggtatcaattcacccaaattacaaacattttgttaacccatattgtacttagccattcagatactgtatttgtggaatgtaatgctttaaaaaatccgtttagcctcacaaactgtcattcacatccgctgtttcagagtggtagcaggatgtaggggtaaagtctagtctagtctctggggtgaggttctcaaaaacctgttgtaatctgggtgaactggccctttaaatataaattactaccagtaattcatatttaagagttttccttttatgtttcaaaggtatcttccaccaagatgtctgttgagatggaaatgaccttacctactacaccaagggtaatcatgcttggtaagaggaatattttctatcactataatttttttgtagcaatgtatgtaatagttatggtagtctgtacttttactcactagcgttagcctgacaagggtttgtttattttaggaaatagcttgatgtctgcaacctggtggatggtcagtatggaggagaaggtatttttcgagcctgagcaactacatgactttgccagtgtccttgctgtcttttttgggtcatattatgacttcaatctggagtatcaggaatcagcatccaccacgctggagatgatacaacggtaagtactctacaccaagccatttatgaattaaatttaatgacagtttgactgatgatgaagatccatagctgattgctgtattgtatgtcttcattttaaaaaaatacaattaatatattttatttctgttaaaagattctttgtgaggatcaattcagatgttggtaccaaatgcacagccaaagtcagtaccagccgcaagacgggaagtcttgtcaagaggaaagtagtcggtgtcaactcccggatcaacaccttcctcgaacgactcgctgaatttgaatggaggacttccaactaggtaagcattttaccaaatgtttattattttattgtcttttcctcctatcttgcatgttctgactttactttagcctttttaatatgattttaatgattatttataaatggcatgtgattcctacacaatagccctttagagtagcctgcatcttttctgtgtccgtggtaaaaagtggatgtcgctgcatctcttactaaatcacagaaatgtataagtgtgtagtcgtttaagtgaggtgtttttttatactatgcagttttcagtttattaggcacacctttgcagtaatccatcagcaccaacaaaatgactaaaaagattgttatgacatgtacttcatcgtctccttggggacatttgcagggtctcaatacagtacgcaatcgtttgaattagtgaagactgactgactgcttttgccataaacaatccaaaaacctgaagtgaagccagtcctgctcattctttatgcagcttctattatcacttcagtgcaattgattttttaaaaagaaattatcaacttaatgctgctttatgccaatgattttatgcatttggacattgtcacttcagcttaatttgtcagccttcctgttgatttgaaaatgtagataacttcctgaccatctcacgacctcccacattttctgtcttattctttacagttcagcttccacaagatggatctcactgattttgtttgacgaatggaataaaagttcttctgatgtaggaaatgcatctgatataacaatatttattgatataaatgtctaccatatagtacattatcaaacttgcactgttattgtgatgtattgtgtaactgcacatttaagctactgttaactgctttctgacaatgcagcctcagCTGGTTTTTTAAAcgaagttaagtatattctatatattttttaaaagtcagtcttttaatagtttatggctggttcttgatgcacacgttcatgttgctacatacatgtgccataaaaaatattgacatgacctgtagtgtgttctatggttttgttgttttatagcacattatattgtattgtgacattgttctttatgacattgcgaatatataaatggattttatgtcaacaaatctgctgaaaataaatacctgtttttattcacagtacttggactaaaatttcttttatgaaatttttcggtttatggtaaaatattcttgtattaaaaatgtaaactttaatttacagtaaaactgacattatgttgtgaaacaagtttacagtagaccagctttactataaaatacatttacagttttatgctataaactacatttacagtaaagcaattataactgtaaatcacactaacagtaaaaattaactgtgaaatatcataacagtaaaggtaccgTAGAATGGTCATTACAGTAACTTGCTGTAATTACCATTTAtagcaacttactggcaacactgttgccagtaagttgccagtaagatactgtagaatggtaattacagtaacttgctggcaacttactggcaacactgttgccagtaaggtattgtagaatggtaattacagtaagttgccagtaaggtactgtagaatggtaattacagtaacttgctggcaacagtgttgccagtaaggtactgtaaaattacaataaaaagtctaacagtgtagcAGCACCCGgtgtggtcttctgctgctgtagcccatcCAACTCAAAGTTCGATGAGTTGTGCGTTCAGAGATGCTCTTCTTCATACCTCGGTTGTAACGAGTGGTTATTTGAATTACTGTTGCTGTTCTATCAGCAACAGTAAGCTGAGCTTCCTGGCGTCCCCTTCTGAGCTTCCTGGCGTCCCCTTCTGAGCTTCCTGGCGTCCCCGGTGTTCCCTCGTCGCTCCCCAGCGACGAGGGAACACTGGGGACAGTGTTCCCTCCCGGTGTTCCCTCGTCGCTCCCCAGCGTCCCCAGTGTTCCCTCGTCGCTTCCCAGCGTCCCCAGTGTTCCCTCCCGGTGTTCCCTCGTCGCTCCCCAGCGTCCCCGGTGTTCCCTCGTCGCTCCCCAGCGTCCCCAGTGTTCCCTCGTCGCTCCTTAGTGGTTCCTCTGAGTCTTTGCCCCCTAGTGCTCCTCCCGAGTCCCAGCCTTCTAGTGCTCCTCCCAAGGCCCCCGGGACTCCTTGTCGTCACCCTTGGCACCGTCGACTTCCGCTGGACCCGCCTCCAGGCGCCCAACCCCTGCAACGTCCTCCGGACCTTCCCCGTGGGTTCCGCCTTTAGCGCCATGGACGTTGCCCGCCGGACCTCTTCTGTTGTTCCTGCTTTCAGTGCCGCGGACAGCTTCCCTCCCTTCTGGTGCCATCGAGTTGATTCTAGAGTTCcccataaaaaaatttactgaaGATTTTGTGGCCACAACTCCTTGACAATGGAGGCAGGGACACATGTGTGGGCCATGTTCCACACACTTCCT
The sequence above is a segment of the Gambusia affinis linkage group LG17, SWU_Gaff_1.0, whole genome shotgun sequence genome. Coding sequences within it:
- the LOC122819203 gene encoding metal transporter CNNM4 isoform X1 is translated as MTSAPRSPSRETNMATEWSGQQGYVLTVIICLWSAVGGRTETAAAAGSARVSGASQVLGMRLERSDKPSSTNDDGVIQVTEESTVQLRFYGVQLHSGAWTQIRFTELADGGGGEGGGGGDEEEDEQEEAVSAARGGSGMMDTPDRTCVDFTKDIKVGNYMNVSNRGTSGVLSVQVKPLRKSEPQKEYALCTPSEDGTRWVLLGESDGRMLVVEEKKSLLPMWLQVILISCLLVLSGMFSGLNLGLMALDPMELRIVQSCGTDKEKKYARKIEPIRSKGNYLLCSLLMGNVLVNTTLTILLDDLIGSGLGAVVASTIGIVIFGEIVPQALCSRHGLAVGANTIMVTKFFMLLTFPLSFPISKLLDYLLGQEIGTVYNREKLVGMLRVTEPYNDLDKEELNMIQGALELRNKTVEDVMTPLANCFMIQADAVLDFNTMSEIMESGYTRIPVYDEERSNIVDILYVKDLAFVDPDDCTNLKTITKFYNHPVHFVFHDTKLDAMLEEFKKGKSHLAIVQKVNNEGEGDPFYEVLGLVTLEDVIEEIIKSEILDESDLYTDNRNKKKVDPYKNKPDFSAFKQDGDSKVKITPQLMLAAHRFLATEVNLFSPFQITERVLLRILRHPDVIQELKFNENDKRSPLHFLYQKGKPVDYFVLILQGRVEVEAGNENMKFESGPFSYYGVMALSTPSLAVTPPLSPSVASPPPRRLSLKRFSVFSRFPEFRSPSHAGHLNRSASLSCTERAHEGGSIGGSNTQIPGTPFQYIPDFSVRALADLQYVKVTRAQYQNALLASRLDSTPQSPEGSHARLDISISLPPLTPPETKTPLALATPPVKHPPYNTQPASQSARATFTVGSAGRRPSQVLPQATPPPSNHTPLSQTPPSYVSTVPCALNSAVSSSLSSKPQYPPPSDGLDNGPGETTTLLSEQPNCVGPRRPSYTQPSQHIHTISHAHTESTI
- the LOC122819203 gene encoding metal transporter CNNM4 isoform X2, coding for MTSAPRSPSRETNMATEWSGQQGYVLTVIICLWSAVGGRTETAAAAGSARVSGASQVLGMRLERSDKPSSTNDDGVIQVTEESTVQLRFYGVQLHSGAWTQIRFTELADGGGGEGGGGGDEEEDEQEEAVSAARGGSGMMDTPDRTCVDFTKDIKVGNYMNVSNRGTSGVLSVQVKPLRKSEPQKEYALCTPSEDGTRWVLLGESDGRMLVVEEKKSLLPMWLQVILISCLLVLSGMFSGLNLGLMALDPMELRIVQSCGTDKEKKYARKIEPIRSKGNYLLCSLLMGNVLVNTTLTILLDDLIGSGLGAVVASTIGIVIFGEIVPQALCSRHGLAVGANTIMVTKFFMLLTFPLSFPISKLLDYLLGQEIGTVYNREKLVGMLRVTEPYNDLDKEELNMIQGALELRNKTVEDVMTPLANCFMIQADAVLDFNTMSEIMESGYTRIPVYDEERSNIVDILYVKDLAFVDPDDCTNLKTITKFYNHPVHFVFHDTKLDAMLEEFKKGKSHLAIVQKVNNEGEGDPFYEVLGLVTLEDVIEEIIKSEILDESDLYTDNRNKKKVDPYKNKPDFSAFKQDGDSKVKITPQLMLAAHRFLATEVNLFSPFQITERVLLRILRHPDVIQELKFNENDKRSPLHFLYQKGKPVDYFVLILQGRVEVEAGNENMKFESGPFSYYGVMALSTPSLEFRSPSHAGHLNRSASLSCTERAHEGGSIGGSNTQIPGTPFQYIPDFSVRALADLQYVKVTRAQYQNALLASRLDSTPQSPEGSHARLDISISLPPLTPPETKTPLALATPPVKHPPYNTQPASQSARATFTVGSAGRRPSQVLPQATPPPSNHTPLSQTPPSYVSTVPCALNSAVSSSLSSKPQYPPPSDGLDNGPGETTTLLSEQPNCVGPRRPSYTQPSQHIHTISHAHTESTI